A DNA window from Pseudomonas tohonis contains the following coding sequences:
- the cysZ gene encoding sulfate transporter CysZ, whose amino-acid sequence MPAPALSGPQYLGEGLKLILSPGLRLFVLLPLTLNLVLFIALIGFAMQQFSGWVDAFMPSLPSWASFLEYLIWPLFVILVLLLVFFSFTMIANIIAAPFNGFLAEKVEVVVRGQDDFPPFSWAELTAMVPRTVGRELRKLGYFLPRAIGLLILSFIPGVNLVATPLWFLFGVWMMAVQYIDYPADNHKLGWNEMLAWLREKRWQSLGFGGSVYLALLIPFVNIVMMPAAVAGATLFWVREGGEKALPQA is encoded by the coding sequence ATGCCCGCCCCCGCCCTGTCCGGCCCGCAATACCTCGGCGAAGGCCTGAAACTCATCCTCAGCCCCGGCCTGCGCCTGTTCGTGCTGCTGCCGCTGACGCTCAACCTGGTGCTGTTCATCGCCCTGATCGGCTTCGCCATGCAGCAGTTCAGCGGCTGGGTGGATGCCTTCATGCCCAGCCTGCCGAGCTGGGCGAGCTTCCTCGAATACCTGATCTGGCCGCTGTTCGTGATCCTGGTACTGCTGCTGGTGTTCTTCAGCTTCACCATGATCGCCAACATCATCGCCGCGCCCTTCAACGGCTTCCTGGCCGAGAAGGTGGAAGTGGTGGTGCGCGGCCAGGACGACTTCCCCCCCTTCAGCTGGGCCGAGCTCACCGCCATGGTGCCGCGCACCGTGGGACGCGAGCTGCGCAAGCTGGGCTACTTCCTGCCTCGGGCCATCGGCCTGCTGATCCTCAGCTTCATCCCCGGGGTGAACCTGGTGGCGACGCCGCTGTGGTTCCTCTTCGGCGTGTGGATGATGGCCGTGCAGTACATCGACTACCCGGCGGACAACCACAAGCTCGGCTGGAACGAGATGCTTGCCTGGCTGCGCGAGAAGCGCTGGCAGAGCCTGGGCTTCGGCGGCTCGGTGTACCTGGCGCTGCTGATCCCCTTCGTCAACATCGTGATGATGCCCGCCGCCGTCGCCGGGGCCACCCTGTTCTGGGTCCGTGAAGGCGGCGAGAAGGCCCTGCCGCAGGCCTGA
- the trxB gene encoding thioredoxin-disulfide reductase, whose amino-acid sequence MSATRHSRVIILGSGPAGYSAAVYAARANLKPLLITGMQAGGQLTTTTEVDNWPGDPHGLTGPALMQRMQAHAERFETEIVFDHINAVDLAGKPFTLRGDSGTYTCDALIIATGASARYLGLSSEERFMGKGVSACATCDGFFYRNREVAVVGGGNTAVEEALYLANIASRVTLVHRRETFRAEKILQDKLKARIAEGRIVLKLNAQVEEVLGDDMGVTGVRLRNNDGSADELKVDGLFVAIGHTPNTSLFDGQLALRDGYLVVNGGRDGNATATNIPGVFAAGDVADHVYRQAITSAGAGCMAALDVERYLDEVRGV is encoded by the coding sequence ATGTCCGCCACGCGCCATTCACGGGTCATCATCCTCGGCTCCGGCCCCGCCGGTTACAGCGCGGCCGTCTATGCCGCGCGTGCCAACCTCAAGCCGCTGCTGATCACCGGCATGCAGGCCGGCGGCCAGCTGACCACTACCACCGAAGTCGACAACTGGCCCGGCGACCCCCACGGCCTCACCGGCCCGGCGCTGATGCAGCGCATGCAGGCGCACGCCGAGCGCTTCGAGACCGAGATCGTCTTCGACCACATCAATGCCGTGGACCTCGCCGGCAAGCCCTTCACCCTGCGCGGTGACAGCGGCACCTACACCTGTGACGCGCTGATCATCGCCACCGGCGCCAGCGCCCGTTACCTGGGGCTGTCGTCGGAGGAGCGCTTCATGGGCAAGGGTGTGTCCGCCTGTGCCACCTGCGACGGCTTCTTCTACCGCAACCGCGAAGTGGCGGTGGTGGGCGGTGGCAATACCGCCGTGGAGGAGGCGCTGTACCTGGCCAACATCGCCAGCCGGGTGACCCTGGTGCATCGCCGCGAGACCTTCCGTGCCGAGAAGATCCTCCAGGACAAGCTCAAGGCACGCATCGCCGAAGGCCGCATCGTGCTCAAGCTCAACGCCCAGGTGGAGGAGGTGCTGGGCGACGACATGGGCGTCACCGGCGTGCGCCTGCGCAACAACGACGGCAGTGCCGACGAACTCAAGGTGGACGGCCTGTTCGTCGCCATCGGCCATACGCCCAACACCTCGCTGTTCGACGGGCAACTGGCCCTGCGCGACGGCTACCTGGTGGTCAACGGCGGCCGCGACGGCAATGCCACCGCCACCAACATCCCCGGCGTGTTCGCGGCGGGCGACGTGGCCGATCACGTGTATCGCCAGGCCATCACCTCGGCGGGTGCCGGGTGCATGGCGGCGCTGGATGTGGAGCGGTATCTCGACGAGGTCCGAGGAGTGTGA
- a CDS encoding DegV family protein yields the protein MRTGLVVDATCDLPQEFLAAHGIRVLPIRIHLGRDALVDRRVPEATRQFYAEQLASVAPEDHSDALSVAEMQQWFLEELVTAYDHVICLTISSLRSSIFEHATQASFGLLQHYRERRAEAGLNSPFAMRVVDGRSMFAGSAVLAAEAARLLAGGAHPSAVRARLEQLSESVCTFLIADDLGHLRRRGFQKGERGGLLDRMRGAALGLGSLLDVKPVISVQQGEDKPVSLAPSFERAAEKLLAHATAQVLAGELLAPQLCLSYAGDLSVVRDLPGFAQLEATCAQREVNLQVAMLSPTGAINLGKGALSLAFAAPPRPFG from the coding sequence ATGCGCACTGGACTGGTAGTGGATGCCACTTGTGACCTGCCTCAGGAATTCCTCGCCGCCCACGGCATCCGTGTGCTGCCGATCCGTATCCACCTGGGGCGGGACGCCCTGGTGGACCGTCGCGTGCCGGAAGCCACGCGGCAGTTCTATGCCGAGCAGCTGGCCAGCGTCGCCCCCGAGGACCACAGCGATGCGCTGTCGGTGGCGGAGATGCAGCAGTGGTTCCTCGAAGAGCTGGTGACCGCCTACGACCACGTCATCTGCCTGACCATCTCCAGCCTGCGCAGCTCGATCTTCGAGCACGCCACCCAGGCCTCCTTCGGCCTGCTCCAGCATTACCGTGAGCGCCGTGCCGAGGCCGGCCTCAACAGCCCCTTCGCCATGCGCGTGGTGGATGGCCGCAGCATGTTCGCCGGCAGTGCCGTGCTCGCAGCCGAGGCGGCCCGGCTGCTCGCCGGTGGCGCCCACCCGAGCGCCGTGCGTGCGCGCCTGGAGCAGTTGTCGGAAAGCGTCTGCACCTTCCTCATCGCCGACGACCTCGGCCACCTGCGCCGGCGCGGCTTCCAGAAGGGTGAGCGCGGCGGCCTGCTCGACCGCATGCGCGGCGCGGCCTTGGGGCTGGGCTCGCTGCTGGACGTGAAACCGGTGATCAGCGTGCAGCAGGGCGAGGACAAGCCCGTTTCGCTGGCGCCGAGCTTCGAACGCGCGGCAGAGAAGCTGCTGGCCCACGCCACCGCCCAGGTACTGGCCGGCGAGCTGCTGGCGCCGCAGCTGTGCCTGAGTTATGCGGGTGACCTGTCGGTGGTGCGCGACCTGCCGGGGTTCGCCCAGCTGGAGGCGACCTGCGCCCAGCGCGAGGTGAACCTGCAGGTGGCGATGCTCAGCCCCACCGGGGCCATCAACCTGGGCAAGGGCGCCCTGAGCCTGGCCTTCGCCGCGCCGCCCCGTCCCTTCGGCTGA
- a CDS encoding glycosyltransferase family 4 protein, which translates to MALIDTASMSLLPLNISLISETFLPEINGVANTLARLCDGLRARGHRLQLVRPRQACDQGVKSSDELLLVRGWPLPGYPGLQWGQSSLHKLLARWKRKRPDVLYIATEGPLGLSALRAARRLGIPAISGFHTNFQQYTGHYGVGLLTRLMTNYLRWFHNASQLTLVPSASQSEELRRRGFERLALLSRGVDGQLFNPARRCAALRESWGLGPDDIAVLHVGRLAPEKNLKLLGPTFRALQQAYPQKTMKLILVGDGPQRAQLQAELPDALFRGLQRGEELARHYASSDLFLFPSLSETFGNVVLEALASGLGVVAFDQAAAAQHIRHGHNGALAMPDVPVTFSDAACWLLEDSETLRRVRLNARQHAGRQGWEAIIQQFEQHLHNVHKAPPEPQTAPGLDRLQR; encoded by the coding sequence ATGGCGCTGATCGACACTGCATCCATGAGCCTGCTGCCCCTGAACATCTCGCTGATCAGCGAAACCTTCCTGCCGGAGATCAACGGCGTCGCCAATACCCTGGCGCGCCTGTGCGACGGCTTGCGTGCCCGTGGCCACCGCCTGCAACTGGTGCGCCCGCGCCAGGCTTGCGACCAGGGGGTCAAGAGCAGCGACGAGCTGCTGCTGGTGCGCGGCTGGCCACTGCCCGGCTACCCCGGCCTGCAATGGGGCCAGTCGAGCCTGCACAAACTGCTCGCGCGCTGGAAGCGCAAACGCCCGGACGTGCTCTACATCGCCACCGAGGGCCCGCTCGGCCTCTCCGCCCTGCGCGCCGCGCGGCGCCTGGGCATCCCGGCGATCAGCGGCTTCCACACCAATTTCCAGCAGTACACCGGGCACTACGGCGTCGGCCTGCTGACCCGCCTGATGACCAACTACCTGCGCTGGTTCCACAACGCCTCGCAACTCACCCTGGTGCCCAGCGCCAGCCAGAGCGAGGAACTGCGGCGTCGCGGCTTCGAGCGCCTGGCGCTGCTCTCGCGCGGCGTCGACGGCCAGCTGTTCAACCCGGCCCGGCGCTGCGCCGCATTGCGTGAATCCTGGGGCCTGGGGCCGGACGACATCGCCGTGCTGCACGTGGGCCGCCTGGCGCCGGAGAAGAACCTCAAGCTGCTCGGCCCGACCTTCCGCGCCCTGCAGCAGGCTTATCCACAGAAGACCATGAAGCTGATCCTGGTGGGCGACGGGCCGCAGCGTGCGCAACTCCAGGCGGAGCTGCCGGACGCCCTGTTCCGTGGCCTGCAGCGGGGCGAGGAGCTGGCCAGACACTACGCCTCCAGCGACCTGTTCCTGTTCCCCAGCCTCTCCGAGACCTTCGGCAACGTGGTGCTCGAAGCCCTCGCCTCCGGGCTCGGCGTGGTGGCCTTCGACCAGGCCGCGGCGGCGCAGCACATCCGCCACGGGCACAACGGCGCACTGGCGATGCCGGATGTACCGGTGACCTTCAGCGATGCCGCCTGCTGGCTGCTGGAAGACAGCGAGACCCTGCGCCGGGTGCGCCTGAACGCGCGCCAGCATGCGGGCCGCCAGGGCTGGGAAGCGATCATCCAGCAGTTCGAGCAGCACCTGCACAACGTCCACAAGGCGCCGCCCGAGCCCCAGACGGCACCGGGGCTAGACCGCCTGCAGCGCTGA
- a CDS encoding NADH:flavin oxidoreductase translates to MTASVDALFAPFRLGALELPTRVVMAPMTRSFSPGGVPTEQVVEYYRRRAAAGVGLIVTEGTTIGHQAANGYPHVPRFYGEDALAGWKQVVDAVHAEGGKIVPQLWHVGNVRRLGTEPDASVPGYGPSEKLKDGQVVVHGMTQQDIDEVVAAYAQAARDAKAIGMDGVELHGAHGYLIDQFFWEGTNQRTDGYGGSLANRSRFAIEVIKAVREAVGPDYPIIFRFSQWKQQDYTARLVQTAEELGAFLKPLSDAGVDIFHCSTRRFWEPEFDGSDLNLAGWTRKLTGKPTITVGSVGLDGEFLQFMVKTDKVAQPANIEGLLERLNKEEFDLVAVGRALLVDPDWATKVREGRMQDILPFSRDALTSLV, encoded by the coding sequence ATGACCGCATCCGTAGACGCCCTGTTCGCCCCCTTCCGCCTCGGCGCCCTGGAGCTGCCGACCCGCGTGGTGATGGCGCCCATGACCCGCTCCTTCTCCCCGGGCGGCGTGCCCACCGAGCAGGTGGTCGAGTACTACCGCCGCCGTGCCGCGGCCGGCGTCGGCCTGATCGTCACCGAAGGCACCACCATCGGCCACCAGGCCGCCAACGGTTACCCCCACGTCCCGCGCTTCTACGGCGAGGACGCCCTGGCCGGCTGGAAGCAGGTGGTCGATGCTGTGCACGCCGAAGGCGGCAAGATCGTCCCGCAGCTGTGGCACGTGGGTAACGTCCGTCGCCTGGGCACCGAGCCGGACGCCAGCGTCCCCGGCTACGGCCCCAGCGAGAAGCTCAAGGACGGCCAGGTGGTGGTCCACGGCATGACCCAGCAGGACATCGACGAGGTCGTCGCCGCCTACGCCCAGGCTGCGCGTGACGCCAAGGCCATCGGCATGGATGGCGTGGAACTGCACGGCGCCCACGGCTACCTGATCGACCAGTTCTTCTGGGAAGGCACCAACCAGCGCACCGACGGCTACGGCGGCAGCCTGGCCAACCGCTCGCGCTTCGCCATCGAGGTGATCAAGGCCGTGCGCGAGGCCGTAGGCCCGGACTACCCGATCATCTTCCGCTTCTCCCAGTGGAAGCAGCAGGACTACACCGCCCGCCTGGTGCAGACCGCCGAGGAGCTGGGCGCCTTCCTCAAGCCGCTGTCCGATGCCGGCGTGGACATCTTCCATTGCTCCACCCGCCGCTTCTGGGAGCCGGAGTTCGACGGCTCCGACCTCAACCTGGCCGGCTGGACCCGCAAGCTCACCGGCAAGCCCACCATCACCGTCGGCAGCGTCGGTCTGGATGGCGAGTTCCTGCAGTTCATGGTCAAGACCGACAAGGTCGCCCAGCCGGCCAACATCGAAGGCCTGCTGGAGCGCCTGAACAAGGAGGAGTTCGACCTGGTGGCCGTGGGCCGCGCCCTGCTGGTGGACCCGGACTGGGCGACCAAGGTCCGCGAAGGCCGCATGCAGGACATCCTGCCGTTCAGCCGCGACGCCCTGACCAGCCTGGTCTGA
- a CDS encoding putative glycolipid-binding domain-containing protein, whose amino-acid sequence MQQTLVWKPWTNPGIENLRLHVDSAGIHASSHLMLSAGGQSFAATYVLDYDPCWRFRSLWIKVDNHGQASLRLQRDIRGQWRLDGQPRGDLDACQQVMLSASPFTHTPILQRSALECGQSEEVQIAFIDLPSLAVQARSQRYQCLRRQAEQTLYRCEPQGRHSTELALDPNGLVLKASDQFLRISARTLSLDELPISTLV is encoded by the coding sequence ATGCAACAGACCCTCGTTTGGAAACCCTGGACCAACCCCGGCATCGAGAACCTGCGCCTGCATGTCGACAGCGCCGGTATCCACGCCAGCAGCCACCTCATGCTCAGTGCCGGCGGACAGAGCTTCGCCGCCACCTACGTGCTCGACTACGACCCCTGCTGGCGCTTCCGCAGCCTGTGGATAAAGGTCGACAACCATGGCCAGGCCAGCCTGCGCCTGCAGCGCGACATCCGTGGCCAGTGGCGCCTGGACGGCCAGCCGCGCGGTGACCTCGACGCCTGCCAGCAGGTGATGCTCTCCGCCAGCCCCTTCACCCATACGCCGATCCTGCAGCGCAGCGCCCTCGAATGCGGCCAGAGCGAGGAGGTGCAGATCGCCTTCATCGACCTGCCCAGCCTCGCCGTGCAGGCTCGCAGCCAGCGCTATCAATGCCTGCGCCGGCAAGCGGAACAGACCCTCTACCGTTGCGAACCCCAGGGCCGGCACAGCACTGAACTTGCCCTCGACCCCAACGGCCTGGTGCTCAAGGCCAGCGACCAGTTCCTGCGCATCAGCGCCCGCACCCTGAGCCTGGACGAATTGCCCATCAGTACCCTGGTGTGA